The following proteins are co-located in the Vigna unguiculata cultivar IT97K-499-35 chromosome 9, ASM411807v1, whole genome shotgun sequence genome:
- the LOC114196282 gene encoding uncharacterized protein At4g18257-like → MAGEEGAGKKRVVTESLGWLTESTIMPKKHRAIAGVGASSIVELKAELYKSQEDSRKSRELSGPDVEYQRAKNKIAPKDPLSVKNRGVDARAHKDKLELKAVRDGSVSYAALERKAELYEKLVKGELSDEEDQEKYCVDFFRKGVEHDELPPPPPPPPGPDVLLENDDGAVRDDDGDASLQFNLKPVGPGRTVGAFDTADYKRNIREVHEEVNRAREKASEIKLKRQEQVAAHREKLKQAYLRKKLEQLKASSVISGSENQQT, encoded by the exons ATGGCGGGTGAAGAGGGAGCTGGGAAGAAGAGGGTGGTGACGGAATCGCTGGGATGGCTAACGGAATCGACGATAATGCCGAAGAAGCACCGAGCCATAGCGGGCGTTGGCGCCTCCTCAATCGTTGAACTGAAGGCAGAACTTTACAAGTCTCAGGAAGATTCCAGAAAGTCACGGGAATTGTCAGGTCCTGATGTGGAGTATCAACGCGCCAAGAACAAAATCGCTCCCAAAGATCCCTTATCCGTCAAAAACCGTGGCGTCGATGCACGCGCTCACAA GGACAAGCTGGAGTTGAAAGCAGTGCGTGATGGATCGGTGAGCTATGCGGCGCTGGAGAGGAAGGCTGAGCTGTATGAGAAGTTGGTGAAGGGAGAGTTGTCTGACGAGGAGGATCAAGAGAAGTATTGTGTGGACTTTTTTCGTAAGGGCGTTGAGCATGATGAGTTGCCACCGCCACCGCCGCCGCCACCGGGCCCCGATGTGTTGCTAGAAAATGATGACGGTGCTGTTAGGGATGATGATGGTGATGCTTCCTTGCAGTTTAACTTGAAGCCTGTTGGGCCTGGGCGAACGGTTGGAGCTTTTGACACTGCTGATTATAAGCGCAATATTAG GGAAGTTCATGAAGAAGTTAATCGAGCAAGAGAGAAGGCTTCtgaaattaaacttaaaagGCAGGAGCAGGTGGCTGCTCATCGTGAGAAACTTAAACAAGCCTATCTTCGAAAGAAGCTGGAACAACTCAAAGCCTCATCTGTTATATCTGGATCTGAAAATCAACAAACATGA
- the LOC114164031 gene encoding subtilisin-like protease SBT2.2 — translation MGNIYLAHLMVVVVVFLGVVFLPCLCQGDSDDDTTAVYVVTLRHAPVSHYYGELRREVNSFKDAAPAPGRTQFNKPKRYDNITKTDKRDGSYISQVHDSLLKKVLNGEKYLKLYSYHYLINGFAVLVTQKQAEKLSRSSEVSNVALDFSVRTATTHTPQFLGLPQGAWFQEGGFETAGEGVVIGFVDTGIDPTHPSFGDSKSNHPYPVPAHFSGICEVTRDFPSGSCNRKLVGARHFAASAITRGIFNSTQDYASPFDGDGHGTHTAAVAAGNHGIPVIVAGHHFGNASGMAPRSHIAVYKALYKSFGGFAADVVAAIDQAAQDGVDIISLSITPNRRPPGVATFFNPIDMALLSAVKAGIFVVQAAGNTGPSPTSMFSFSPWIFTVGAASHDRVYSNSIFLGNNVTIPGVGLAPGTDGSKLYKLIHAHHALSNDTTVADDMYVGECQDANKFNKDLIKGNLLMCSYSIRFVLGLSTIKRASETAKNLSAAGVVFYMDPYVIGFQLNPVAMKMPGIILASTNDSKILMQYYNSSLEIDAVSKKIVKFGALASICGGLKANYGSAAPKVMYYSARGPDPEDSLPHEADILKPNLLAPGSFIWAAWSSVGTDSVEFLGENFALMSGTSMAAPHVAGLAALIKQKFPSFSPAAIGSALSTTASLYDKNGGPIMAQRSYASPELNESPATPFDMGSGFVNASGALNPGLIFDSGYDDYMSFLCGINGSAPVVLNYTGQNCGLYNSTVYGPDLNLPSITISKLNQSRTVQRIVLNTAQNESYSVGWTAPYGVSLKVSPTHFWIGSGEKQILSVLLNATVNSSLSSFGRIGLFGNQGHVLNIPISIMVKISSNTTSS, via the exons ATGGGGAACATTTATCTGGCACatttgatggtggtggtggtggtttttCTGGGGGTGGTGTTTTTACCTTGTTTGTGTCAAGGTGATTCAGATGATGATACCACTGCTGTGTATGTTGTTACCCTTAGACATGCTCCTGTTTCTCATTACTATGGTGAGTTGAGAAGAGAAGTTAATAGCTTCAAAGATGCTGCTCCTGCTCCAGGGAGAACTCAATTTAACAAACCAAAAAG GTATGACAATATTACCAAGACAGATAAGAGAGATGGCTCTTACATTTCCCAAGTTCATGATTCTCTGTTGAAGAAAGTGTTAAACGGAGAGAAATATCTGAAGCTCTATAGCTACCATTACCTGATAAATGGATTCGCTGTGCTGGTTACCCAGAAACAG GCAGAGAAACTGTCAAGGAGCAGTGAAGTGTCCAATGTGGCTTTGGATTTTTCTGTAAGGACTGCAACTACACATACGCCACAGTTTTTGGGTCTGCCACAGGGAGCATGGTTTCAAGAGGGTGGATTTGAAACTGCTGGGGAAGGAGTTGTTATTGGTTTTGTTGACACTGGCATAGATCCAACACATCCTAGTTTTGGTGATAGCAAATCTAATCATCCATATCCTGTTCCTGCTCATTTTTCTGGCATCTGTGAAGTTACTCGCGACTTTCCTTCTGGTTCTTGCAATAGGAAGCTTGTTGGGGCCCGCCACTTTGCTGCTTCAGCCATAACCAGAGGAATATTTAATTCCACTCAGGACTATGCTTCTCCCTTTGATGGTGATGGCCATGGCAC GCATACAGCAGCTGTTGCAGCAGGAAACCATGGGATTCCAGTGATTGTTGCTGGACATCACTTTGGAAATGCTAGTGGGATGGCTCCTCGTTCACA CATTGCTGTTTACAAGGCATTATACAAGAGCTTTGGAGGATTTGCTGCAGATGTTGTTGCAGCAATTGACCag GCAGCACAGGATGGGGTTGACATAATAAGCTTGTCAATTACTCCTAATAGACGTCCTCCTGGTGTGGCAACTTTCTTTAATCCAATAGACATGGCTCTGCTATCGGCTGTGAAGGCCGGTATTTTTGTCGTGCAAGCAGCAGGAAATACTGGACCATCACCAACAAGCATGTTCTCCTTCAGTCCATGGATCTTTACTGTTGGTGCTGCCTCACATGATAGGGTTTATAGCAACTCCATATTTCTTGGAAATAATGTGACCATACCTGGAGTTGGTCTTGCAC CTGGCACAGATGGAAGCAAACTTTATAAACTGATTCATGCACATCATGCATTGAGCAATGACACAACGGTTGCTGATGATATGTATGTTGGTGAGTGCCAAGATGCAAATAAGTTCAACAAGGATTTGATCAAGGGGAACCTCTTAATGTGCAGCTATTCAATTCGATTTGTGCTGGGACTCTCCACTATCAAAAGAGCCTCAGAAACAGCCAAAAATCTTAGTGCAGCTGGTGTTGTCTTCTATATGGATCCCTATGTGATTGGTTTTCAGCTTAACCCTGTTGCAATGAAAATGCCAGGCATAATACTTGCTTCCACAAATGATTCCAAG ATTTTAATGCAATACTACAATTCTTCATTGGAAATAGATGCAGTTTCaaagaaaattgttaaatttgGGGCTCTTGCCAGTATCTGTGGTGGACTAAAAGCGAACTATGGCAGTGCTGCACCCAAGGTTATGTATTACTCTGCAAGAGGACCAGATCCAGAAGACAGTCTTCCTCATGAGGCAGACATTTTGAAACCCAACCTGTTAGCTCCTGGAAGTTTTATATGGGCTGCTTGGAGTTCTGTTGGCACTGATTCCGTTGAATTCCTAG GAGAGAATTTTGCATTGATGTCTGGCACAAGCATGGCTGCTCCTCATGTTGCCGGTCTTGCTGCACTAATCAAGCAAAAGTTCCCCAGTTTTAGTCCTGCAGCCATTGGATCTGCACTTTCCACTACAGCTTCTCTGTATGACAAGAATGGTGGGCCAATAATGGCTCAACGATCGTACGCTTCTCCTGAACTAAACGAGTCTCCAGCAACTCCTTTTGACATGGGAAGTGGTTTTGTGAATGCAAGTGGAGCACTGAATCCGGGTTTGATTTTTGATTCCG GTTATGATGATTATATGTCATTTCTATGTGGTATCAATGGTTCAGCTCCTGTGGTGCTAAACTACACTGGTCAAAATTGTGGACTCTACAATTCCACTGTTTATGGTCCTGATCTGAACCTGCCCTCAATCACTATATCAAAGCTGAACCAATCTAGAACAGTGCAGAGGATAGTCCTAAACACTGCTCAAAATGAATCATACAGTGTTGGTTGGACTGCTCCTTATGGAGTTTCATTGAAAGTGTCTCCAACTCACTTCTGGATTGGCAGTGGTGAGAAGCAGATATTGTCTGTGCTCTTGAATGCAACAGTTAACAGCTCGCTTTCCAGCTTTGGGAGAATTGGGCTGTTTGGGAATCAAGGTCATGTGCTGAACATTCCAATTTCAATCATGGTTAAAATCTCATCTAACACCACTTCAAGTTAA
- the LOC114162758 gene encoding protein PELPK1-like has translation MAFNFINLQPIIFGLVLLFTNIQISFASRLLLHKNKVPTDPPSFAPLFSKPKTKTVPNPLLPTIPSFQQPVGELLNPPAFSLPMLPPLPKLPPLPPLPLLTLPPTLSCSPFSPSRSSSLALLQPIPHEKIIAKP, from the coding sequence AACCTTCAACCAATCATCTTTGGTCTTGTGCTACTCTTCACCAACATTCAGATTTCATTTGCAAGTCGTTTGTTACTGCATAAAAACAAGGTTCCAACAGATCCACCTTCATTTGCACCACTATTCTCAAAGCCTAAAACTAAAACTGTTCCCAATCCTTTGTTACCAACAATACCGTCATTTCAACAACCAGTTGGTGAGCTTCTCAACCCTCCTGCGTTTTCACTTCCAATGTTGCCACCTCTCCCCAAATTGCCTCCTCTACCACCTCTTCCACTTCTGACTTTACCACCAACTCTCTCTTGCTCTCCCTTTTCACCATCAAGATCTTCTTCTTTGGCCTTGCTTCAACCAATTCCGCATGAAAAAATTATTGCAAAGCCATGA
- the LOC114195867 gene encoding UDP-glycosyltransferase 43-like encodes MTTFEVVFIATPALGNLVPLVEFANLLTNHDPRFSATVLTIFMPQRPLVNTYVQSRASSLANIRILHLPTVDPPPPDQYQSSIAFLCLHIQNHKHHVKNALLSLLSSESNSPVRLAAVFFDMFCSSLIDVATELSVPCYLYFASPASFLGFTLHLPRPDSLDSESEFAIPSFENPLPKSVFPNFALDANDASSWFSYLARRYRETKGIVVNTLGELEPHALQSLHDDSLLPRVYPIGPVLDLAGSARWDPNPVQYKRIMEWLDRQPAASVVLLCFGSMGSMRAEQVEQIAIGLERAGVRFLWALREPPKAQLEDPRDYLNEVDVLPDGFLQRTAEIGLVCGWVPQAKVLGHEAVGGFVSHCGWNSILESLWHGVLVATWPVYAEQHLNAFQMIRELGLAVEISVDYRVGGDLVRAEAVEKGVRSLMEGSDELRRKVKEMSEKCKSSLVENGSSYNNLVSLIQELTS; translated from the coding sequence ATGACCACATTCGAAGTTGTTTTCATCGCTACCCCGGCCCTGGGTAACCTCGTTCCACTTGTCGAATTCGCTAACCTTCTAACCAATCACGACCCTCGATTCTCTGCAACCGTTCTTACCATTTTCATGCCACAACGACCCCTCGTCAACACCTACGTCCAATCACGCGCCTCCTCACTCGCTAATATTCGAATCCTCCATCTCCCCACCGTCGACCCGCCCCCACCCGATCAGTACCAATCCTCCATCGCCTTCCTCTGCCTCCACATACAAAACCACAAACACCACGTCAAGAATGCACTCCTTAGCCTTCTTTCCTCCGAGTCCAACTCGCCCGTTCGACTCGCCGCCGTCTTCTTCGACATGTTCTGCAGCTCTCTCATCGACGTCGCCACCGAGCTCTCCGTCCCGTGCTACCTCTACTTCGCGTCGCCCGCGAGTTTCCTCGGCTTCACGCTCCACCTCCCCCGGCCCGACTCGCTCGACTCGGAGTCCGAGTTTGCCATTCCGAGTTTCGAAAACCCCTTGCCGAAATCCGTTTTTCCCAACTTCGCGTTGGATGCGAACGACGCCTCCTCCTGGTTTTCTTACCTCGCTCGAAGGTACCGGGAGACGAAGGGTATCGTGGTGAACACGCTTGGAGAGCTTGAGCCCCACGCGCTTCAGTCACTTCACGACGACTCGCTTTTGCCACGCGTTTACCCGATTGGGCCTGTTCTTGACCTTGCTGGATCGGCCCGATGGGATCCCAACCCGGTCCAGTATAAGCGAATCATGGAGTGGCTCGACCGCCAGCCCGCTGCTTCTGTGGTTTTACTCTGCTTTGGCAGCATGGGAAGCATGAGGGCAGAACAGGTTGAGCAGATCGCGATTGGGCTGGAACGGGCCGGGGTTAGATTCCTGTGGGCCTTGCGGGAGCCTCCGAAGGCCCAATTAGAAGACCCGAGAGATTACTTGAACGAGGTGGATGTTTTACCAGATGGATTTTTACAGCGAACGGCTGAGATAGGTTTGGTGTGTGGGTGGGTCCCACAAGCGAAGGTGCTGGGTCACGAGGCTGTTGGGGGCTTCGTGTCGCATTGTGGTTGGAACTCGATTCTGGAGAGTTTGTGGCACGGTGTGCTGGTTGCCACGTGGCCGGTGTACGCGGAGCAGCATCTGAACGCGTTTCAGATGATTAGGGAGCTGGGATTAGCGGTGGAGATTAGCGTGGATTATAGGGTGGGTGGGGATCTTGTGCGGGCGGAAGCAGTGGAGAAAGGTGTGAGGTCGCTGATGGAGGGTAGTGATGAGCTGAGAAGAAAGGTGAAAGAGATGAGTGAGAAGTGTAAAAGCTCGCTTGTGGAGAACGGATCATCTTACAATAACCTAGTGTCCCTGATTCAGGAGTTGACAAGTTGA